CGACGAGTCCGACGGCGACACTGACGGGGAAGCGACGGCCGAGGGCGGTACCGAGGAAGCGGAAGCCGACGACGACCCCACCACTGACGAATCCGAGGGCCCGCCCCGCGTCGAGACGTCCGAGAAGTTCCTCCGGGATCTGATCGCCGGCCGCCCCGTCTTCTCTCATCCGTGCGCACACGGCGGCTTTCGCCTGCGCTACGGCCGCGCGCGCAATCACGGCTTCGCGACCGCCGGCGTCCACCCCGCCGCGATGCATCTGGTCGACGACTTCCTCGCGACGGGCACCCAGATCAAGACCGAACGCCCCGGCAAGGCCGCCGGCGTCGTCCCAGTCGACTCCCTCGAGGGACCGACGGTCAAACTCGCCAACGGCGACGTCCGCCGGATCGACGACCCCGAGGACGCCCTCGAGATCAGAAACGGCGTCGAGGCGATCCTCGATCTCGGGGAGTATTTGGTCAACTACGGCGAGTTCGTCGAGAACAACCACCCGCTCGCCCCCGCCTCCTACACTTACGAGTGGTGGATCCAGGATCTCGAGGCCGCGGGCGCTGACGTCCAGGCGCTCGAGGACGACCCTCGAATCGACCTCGAATTCCCCGATTCCGAGGACGCCCTGGAGTGGGCCCTCGAGTACGACGCGCCGCTCCATCCCGAATACACCTACCTCTGGCACGACATCTCCGTCGACGCGTTTCGGACGCTGGCGGCGGCGGTCGCGGACGGCCGTGTCGAGGGGGACGTCGACGGCGACGCACTACTCGTTCTCGACTACACCGACCCCGTTCGCGAGGCCCTCGAGACGATCGTCATCGAGCACCGCCAGCGCGCGGACGAGGACCGCATCGAAATCGACGACTGGCGGCCGTTCGTCCGTACGCTCGGCTGTGGGCCCCGACGCGCGGTGGCAGACGGCGCGGCACTCGAGGCCGACGGACGCGAGGAAGCAGCTGTCGAGCTCGAGCGCACGTGGTCCGACGACGACCTCTCCGAGCGGGCTCGGACGTGGGGTCACGAGACCGATGGGGACAACGCGATCGAGGCGGTCAAAGAGGTCGCGCCGTTTCGGGTCCGCGAACGGGCACCGACCCGGATCGGCAACCGAATGGGCCGCCCGGAAAAATCCGAGAGCCGCGACCTGAGCCCCGCAGTTCATACCCTGTTCCCGATCGGCGAGGCCGGCGGCGCACAGCGAAACGTCGCCGACGCCGCCAAACACGCCGAAACCATGTCCGACACGCCCGGCGTCGTCGAACTCCAGATCGGCCGTCAGCGCTGTGAGTCCTGCGGAACGGAGACGTTCAAGAACCGCTGTCCGGACTGCAACGCCCGGACGACGCCGGACTACCGCTGTCCCGACTGCGACGAGCGCCTCGAGCCCGACGAGGCCGGTCGCGTCGAGTGCGACCGCTGCGAGCGCGAGGGCACGTGCGTCGAAACCCGCGAGATCGACGTCCACGAGGAGTACCGCGACGCGCTCGAGTCGGTCGGCGAACGCGAGAACGCCTTCGAGATCCTGAAAGGCGTCAAGGGACTCTCCTCGCAGAACAAGGTCCCGGAGCCGATCGAGAAGGGCATCCTGCGCGCCAAACACGACGTCTCTTCGTTCAAGGACGGGACCGTGCGCTACGACATGACGGACCTGCCGGTCACCGCCGTCCGCGCGAGCGAACTCGACGTCGACGTCGGCCAGCTCCAGGCGCTCGGCTACGAGGAAGACATCCACGGCGAGCCGCTGACTCACGAGGAGCAACTGGTCGAACTCCGCGTCCAAGACATCGTCCTCTCCGACGGCGCGGCCGAGCACATGCTGCAAACGGCTAACTTCATCGACGACCTGCTGGAGCAGTACTACGGCCTCGACCCCTTCTACGAGTTCGAGGACCGACAGGACCTCGTTGGTGAACTCGTCTTCGGGATGGCACCCCACACGTCTGCCGCAACTGTCGGGAGGGTGGTTGGTTTCACGAGCGCAGCGGTTGGGTACGCTCATCCGTACTTTCACG
This portion of the Natrinema salinisoli genome encodes:
- a CDS encoding DNA polymerase II large subunit, with the protein product MRREDEQYFEGLEEQLDEALDVAGRAKKRGADPKPEVEIPVAKDMADRVENILGIDGVAERVRELEGQMSREEAALELAEDFAEGRVGDYETKAGKVEGAVRTAVALLTEGVVAAPIEGIDKVEILENDDGTEFVNVYYAGPIRSAGGTAQALSVLVADYTRALVGIEQYNAREEEVERYAEEIALYDKETGLQYTPKAKEAKFIAKHLPIMLDGEATGDEEVSGFRDLDRVDTNSARGGMCLVLGEGIALKAPKIQRYTRNLDEVDWPWLQDLIDGNYYDDEGETGDDESDGDTDGEATAEGGTEEAEADDDPTTDESEGPPRVETSEKFLRDLIAGRPVFSHPCAHGGFRLRYGRARNHGFATAGVHPAAMHLVDDFLATGTQIKTERPGKAAGVVPVDSLEGPTVKLANGDVRRIDDPEDALEIRNGVEAILDLGEYLVNYGEFVENNHPLAPASYTYEWWIQDLEAAGADVQALEDDPRIDLEFPDSEDALEWALEYDAPLHPEYTYLWHDISVDAFRTLAAAVADGRVEGDVDGDALLVLDYTDPVREALETIVIEHRQRADEDRIEIDDWRPFVRTLGCGPRRAVADGAALEADGREEAAVELERTWSDDDLSERARTWGHETDGDNAIEAVKEVAPFRVRERAPTRIGNRMGRPEKSESRDLSPAVHTLFPIGEAGGAQRNVADAAKHAETMSDTPGVVELQIGRQRCESCGTETFKNRCPDCNARTTPDYRCPDCDERLEPDEAGRVECDRCEREGTCVETREIDVHEEYRDALESVGERENAFEILKGVKGLSSQNKVPEPIEKGILRAKHDVSSFKDGTVRYDMTDLPVTAVRASELDVDVGQLQALGYEEDIHGEPLTHEEQLVELRVQDIVLSDGAAEHMLQTANFIDDLLEQYYGLDPFYEFEDRQDLVGELVFGMAPHTSAATVGRVVGFTSAAVGYAHPYFHAAKRRNCDGDEDCVMLLLDGLLNFSKSFLPDQRGGKMDAPLVMSSRIDPSEIDDEAHNMDVVTQYPRDFYLATREQADPEDVDVEIAEDTLGTDTEYTGFQHTHDTTNIAMGPDLSAYKTLGSMMDKMDAQLELSRKLAAVDETDVAERVIEYHFLPDLIGNLRAFSRQETRCLDCGEKFRRMPLTGDCRECGGRVNLTVHKGSVNKYMQTAIQVAEEYDCRDYTKQRLEVLERSLESIFENDKNKQSGIEDFM